The DNA segment GTTCTCTCCGGATGCTCCGGCTCGAAGGCCACCAGAACCGACGCGGCTGGGATTAGCGCAGGAGATCGCGATGAATTGCTGGCGCGTTTGCCCGAGACGTTCAGGTTCGCAGGGTCCCAGTATGATCGCATGCTGGCACGCCTCACCAATGGTCCCATGTTTCCCCGCAGCTATGAAAACGGTCGTCATCGACTCGTCAACGCGCGGGACTGGACGAGCGGATTTTTTCCGGGCGCACTGTGGTATCTGTATGACTACACTCGCGATCCCAAGTGGTTGCACGCTGCATCCAATTACACTGCGCGGCTTAGTTCGATTCAAAACTTCCGCGGCCATCATGATGTCGGCTTTATGTTGTACTGCAGCTATGGCAACGGACTGCGCCTGACAGGTGAGGCTTCGTATCAACCCGTTCTGCTCCGCGGCGCTGAGTCGCTGGCGTCGCGGTTTAAGCCGGAAGTGGGCCTCATACGTTCGTGGGATTTCGGAGGATGGAGCTGCCCAGTGATCATCGACAACATGATGAACCTCGAGTTGTTGATGTGGGCTGCAAGGAATGGGGGCGACAGCCGCCTCCGGGAAATTGCGTTGTCGCACGCCGATCGGACGCTGAAAAATCATTTCCGCGCTGATTACAGCAGCTTTCACCTTGTCGATTACAACCCGGCCAACGGCACGATCCTGGGAAAACAGACCGTGCAAGGCTTCGCTGATCACACTGCGTGGGCACGCGGACAGGCGTGGGGTTTATACGGGTTCACCATGATGGCGCGTGAAACAGGCCGGGCAGACTACCTTGCGCACGCCACGAACATCGCGAATTTCCTCGTGAATCATCCACGGATGCCGGCGGACAAGATTCCCTACTGGGATTTTGACGCACCAAACATTCCCAACGAACCTCGTGACGCATCGGCGGGTGCGATCATGAGTTCGGCGTTGATTGAACTAAGCCGGCTCGTGGGAGGAGGAGCAGGCAAACGATACTTTGAAGTTGCACGGCAACAGCTGCTTTCGTTGTCTTCACCGGCTTACCGCGCCGACGTTGAAAA comes from the Verrucomicrobiia bacterium genome and includes:
- a CDS encoding glucuronyl hydrolase, with protein sequence MLNFIAATTRCRTVSIPKLSGLALIIGIFSFVLSGCSGSKATRTDAAGISAGDRDELLARLPETFRFAGSQYDRMLARLTNGPMFPRSYENGRHRLVNARDWTSGFFPGALWYLYDYTRDPKWLHAASNYTARLSSIQNFRGHHDVGFMLYCSYGNGLRLTGEASYQPVLLRGAESLASRFKPEVGLIRSWDFGGWSCPVIIDNMMNLELLMWAARNGGDSRLREIALSHADRTLKNHFRADYSSFHLVDYNPANGTILGKQTVQGFADHTAWARGQAWGLYGFTMMARETGRADYLAHATNIANFLVNHPRMPADKIPYWDFDAPNIPNEPRDASAGAIMSSALIELSRLVGGGAGKRYFEVARQQLLSLSSPAYRADVEKDGDFILRHSVGHIPEKHEIDVPIVYADYYFLEALLRYRDRVTAR